A section of the Streptomyces sp. NBC_00178 genome encodes:
- a CDS encoding helix-turn-helix transcriptional regulator, protein MLETSARLLRLLSLLQTPREWPGTELAERLGVSGRTVRNDIERLRTLGYPVDASRGPTGGYRLAAGSAMPPLLLEDDEAVAVAVALRTVSGSALAGTEETAGRALAKLEQVLPSRLRRRVRALQQYAVPVPADRPAPHTDPELLMALTAACRDHERLRMDYRDHAGATARRLVEPQRVVNWGRRWYLVAWDVDRDDWRTFRVDRLTPLPPAGPRFAPRRDPEGDAAAYVAGKASAAAWRHRARVTVHAPAQAVLERINPAVGTVEPVDADTCVLDTGAASLDSLGVHLGMLGFDFTVTGPPELVRHLEELAGRYARSTRA, encoded by the coding sequence ATGCTCGAGACCTCCGCGCGGCTCCTGCGGCTGCTCTCCCTGCTCCAGACCCCCCGCGAGTGGCCCGGCACGGAACTCGCCGAGCGCCTCGGCGTGAGCGGCCGGACCGTGCGCAACGACATCGAGCGGCTGCGCACCCTCGGCTACCCGGTGGACGCCTCGCGGGGACCGACGGGCGGCTACCGGCTGGCCGCCGGGAGCGCGATGCCCCCGCTGCTCCTGGAGGACGACGAGGCGGTCGCGGTCGCGGTGGCCCTGCGCACCGTCTCCGGGAGCGCCCTGGCCGGTACGGAGGAGACGGCGGGCAGGGCCCTGGCCAAGCTGGAGCAGGTCCTGCCCTCGCGGCTGCGCCGCCGGGTCCGCGCCCTCCAGCAGTACGCCGTGCCGGTACCGGCCGACCGGCCCGCGCCGCACACCGACCCGGAGCTGCTGATGGCGCTGACGGCCGCCTGCCGTGACCACGAGCGCCTGCGCATGGACTACCGGGACCACGCGGGCGCGACGGCACGCCGCCTGGTGGAGCCCCAGCGCGTCGTGAACTGGGGGCGCCGGTGGTACCTGGTCGCGTGGGACGTGGACCGCGACGACTGGCGCACCTTCCGCGTGGACCGGCTCACGCCCCTGCCGCCGGCCGGCCCGCGCTTCGCCCCCCGACGCGACCCGGAGGGCGACGCGGCCGCGTACGTCGCGGGAAAGGCGTCGGCGGCGGCGTGGCGCCACCGCGCCCGGGTGACGGTCCACGCCCCGGCACAGGCGGTGCTGGAGCGGATCAACCCGGCGGTGGGCACGGTCGAGCCCGTCGACGCGGACACCTGCGTCCTGGACACCGGCGCCGCCTCCCTGGACTCGCTCGGCGTCCACCTGGGCATGCTGGGCTTCGACTTCACCGTGACCGGGCCGCCCGAGCTGGTCCGCCACCTGGAGGAGCTGGCCGGGCGCTACGCCCGGTCGACGCGTGCCTGA
- a CDS encoding phosphatase, whose protein sequence is MPIPSRAALVEHLVRTRIAGDVATPRDNNLSHYRQLANGNRHFWLGLELGDRWTDEQDVLAVMAERCGVVDDPGHRQGQDTIDPELTVDALDRMAARLRKAAADGERVLLATGHPGGLLDVHRQTAQALRAAGCEIVRIPGGLAADEGMVFQFADVAVLERGATLWHTHSPVPMATILDALEREGRPMPDLVVADHGWAGCAGQRGIDSIGYADCNDPALFLGEAEGTLQVTVPLDDHVADPRFYDPMTDYLLDAAGLLPVDA, encoded by the coding sequence ATGCCGATACCCAGCCGCGCCGCCCTCGTCGAGCACCTCGTCCGCACACGCATCGCGGGCGACGTCGCCACCCCCCGGGACAACAACCTCTCCCACTACCGTCAGCTCGCCAACGGCAACCGCCATTTCTGGCTGGGCCTGGAGCTCGGTGACCGGTGGACGGACGAGCAGGACGTGCTGGCCGTGATGGCCGAGCGGTGCGGCGTCGTCGACGATCCCGGGCACCGGCAGGGGCAGGACACCATCGACCCGGAGCTGACGGTCGACGCGCTGGACCGGATGGCGGCCCGCCTGCGCAAGGCGGCGGCCGACGGGGAACGGGTGCTGCTCGCGACCGGTCACCCCGGCGGGCTGCTCGACGTCCACCGGCAGACCGCGCAGGCACTGCGGGCCGCCGGATGCGAGATCGTCCGGATCCCCGGCGGGCTGGCGGCCGACGAGGGCATGGTCTTCCAGTTCGCCGACGTCGCCGTGCTGGAGCGCGGCGCCACCCTCTGGCACACGCACTCCCCGGTCCCCATGGCCACCATCCTGGACGCCCTGGAGCGCGAAGGCCGGCCCATGCCCGACCTGGTCGTGGCCGACCACGGCTGGGCCGGGTGCGCGGGACAGCGCGGGATCGACTCGATCGGCTACGCGGACTGCAACGACCCCGCGCTCTTCCTCGGGGAGGCGGAGGGCACCCTCCAGGTCACCGTGCCGCTCGACGACCACGTCGCCGACCCCCGGTTCTACGACCCGATGACCGACTACCTCCTGGACGCCGCCGGACTGCTCCCCGTCGACGCGTGA
- a CDS encoding HGxxPAAW family protein: protein MSAHGDYDLGHTVAGWTGTAIGVLGSAVLGAGVVTASAAVLWAGAAVVVLAALVCWVLHLAGWGKATGLRPKAAQGWRVRDTGARGGHPDCLGCRMAGRGRSRAAAAAGPAPASRPARV from the coding sequence GTGAGCGCACACGGTGACTACGACCTGGGCCACACCGTGGCCGGCTGGACCGGCACGGCCATCGGCGTGCTGGGCAGCGCGGTGCTGGGGGCGGGCGTCGTCACCGCCTCCGCCGCGGTCCTGTGGGCCGGCGCGGCGGTGGTCGTGCTGGCGGCACTGGTCTGCTGGGTACTCCATCTGGCGGGGTGGGGCAAAGCCACGGGCCTGCGTCCGAAGGCGGCCCAGGGCTGGCGCGTCAGGGACACCGGGGCGCGCGGCGGCCACCCGGACTGCCTCGGCTGCCGCATGGCCGGACGGGGCCGCTCCCGGGCGGCGGCCGCCGCCGGACCGGCACCGGCCTCCCGGCCCGCCCGGGTGTGA
- a CDS encoding MarR family winged helix-turn-helix transcriptional regulator, translating into MDGKKRPEATAGQALQAMDRMIALAQFGQHDIAGRLGLNTTDLTCLGFVMEAALSGQPLAAGELAERARLTTGGVTGVLNRLEKAGFARRQPVPGDRRRVHVVMEESAQERVLAVYGPFYARLGTLFADYGPDEIAVLADWFGRARAAMQESLDEIRAGEGGPGPGA; encoded by the coding sequence GTGGACGGCAAGAAGCGCCCGGAGGCGACGGCCGGCCAGGCGCTCCAGGCGATGGACCGGATGATCGCGCTGGCACAGTTCGGGCAGCACGACATCGCCGGGCGGCTCGGCCTCAACACCACCGACCTGACCTGCCTCGGCTTCGTGATGGAGGCGGCCCTGTCCGGGCAGCCGCTGGCCGCAGGCGAGCTCGCCGAGCGGGCGCGGCTGACGACCGGCGGGGTGACGGGCGTGCTCAACCGGCTGGAGAAGGCCGGTTTCGCGAGGCGGCAGCCCGTCCCGGGCGACCGGCGCAGGGTGCACGTCGTGATGGAGGAGTCGGCGCAGGAACGCGTCCTCGCGGTGTACGGCCCGTTCTACGCCCGCCTGGGCACCCTGTTCGCCGACTACGGGCCCGACGAGATCGCCGTACTCGCCGACTGGTTCGGCCGCGCCCGGGCCGCCATGCAGGAGTCGCTGGACGAGATCAGGGCCGGCGAGGGCGGCCCGGGGCCGGGCGCCTGA
- a CDS encoding SACE_7040 family transcriptional regulator yields MSTHAAARVAAPTRREQILREAARLFAERGFHGVGVDEIGAAVGISGPGLYRHFPGKDAMLAELLVGISERLLAGGRLRVTEDGASRGSSPEALLDALIEGHIDFALDDRPLITLHDRELDRLRDTDRKRVRQLQRQYVEVWVETVRALYPGLAESEARVTVHAVFGLLNSTPHLTRPEALPDRAATAALLHRLARGAFAAAAA; encoded by the coding sequence ATGAGCACCCATGCCGCCGCCCGAGTCGCGGCTCCCACCCGCCGCGAGCAGATCCTCCGGGAGGCCGCCCGCCTCTTCGCCGAGCGCGGCTTCCACGGTGTCGGGGTCGACGAGATAGGGGCGGCGGTCGGCATCAGCGGGCCCGGCCTCTACCGGCACTTCCCGGGCAAGGACGCCATGCTCGCCGAGCTCCTCGTCGGCATCAGCGAGCGTCTGCTGGCGGGCGGGCGGCTGCGCGTCACGGAGGACGGGGCATCCCGGGGGAGCTCGCCCGAGGCGCTGCTGGACGCGCTCATCGAGGGCCACATCGACTTCGCGCTGGACGACCGGCCCCTGATCACCCTCCACGACCGCGAGCTGGACCGGCTGCGCGACACCGACCGCAAGCGCGTGCGCCAGCTCCAGCGGCAGTATGTCGAGGTCTGGGTGGAGACCGTGCGCGCCCTCTACCCGGGGCTCGCGGAGAGCGAGGCCCGGGTCACCGTCCACGCGGTGTTCGGGCTGCTGAACTCCACGCCCCACCTGACCCGCCCGGAGGCCCTCCCGGACCGCGCGGCGACCGCGGCCCTGCTGCACCGGCTCGCGCGCGGCGCGTTCGCGGCAGCCGCCGCCTGA
- a CDS encoding carboxyl transferase domain-containing protein, whose product MQQAPVLVSAADPASEAWQANEAAHHALAEELRTRLATARLGGGEKARARHVARGKLLPRERVDALLDPGSPFLELAPLAAEGLYGGAAPAAGVIAGIGRVSGRECVIVANDATVKGGTYYPMTVKKHLRAQEVALDNRLPCLYLVDSGGAFLPMQDEVFPDRDHFGRIFYNQARMSGAGIPQIAAVLGSCTAGGAYVPAMSDEAVIVRNQGTIFLGGPPLVKAATGEVVTAEELGGGEVHSRTSGVTDHLAEDDAHALRIVRNIVATLPERGPLPWSVEPAEEPKADPAGLYGAVPVDSRTPYDVREVIARVVDGSRFAEFKAEYGQTLITGFARIHGHPVGIVANNGILFAESAQKGAHFIELCDQRGIPLVFLQNISGFMVGKDYEAGGIAKHGAKMVTAVACTRVPKLTVVVGGSYGAGNYSMCGRAYSPRFLWMWPNAKISVMGGEQAASVLATVKRDQIEGRGEEWPAEDEEAFKDPVRAQYEQQGNAYYATARLWDDGVIDPTETRQVLGLALTACANAPLAEPSFGVFRM is encoded by the coding sequence ATGCAGCAGGCACCGGTCCTGGTGAGTGCGGCCGATCCCGCCTCGGAGGCCTGGCAGGCCAACGAGGCGGCGCATCACGCGCTCGCCGAGGAGCTGCGCACGCGGCTCGCGACGGCACGGCTGGGCGGGGGTGAGAAGGCCCGCGCCCGGCATGTGGCACGCGGCAAGCTGCTGCCCCGGGAGCGGGTGGACGCGCTGCTCGACCCCGGCTCGCCCTTCCTGGAGCTGGCCCCGCTGGCGGCCGAGGGGCTGTACGGCGGCGCCGCGCCGGCGGCCGGTGTGATCGCCGGGATCGGACGGGTCAGCGGCCGCGAGTGCGTGATCGTCGCCAACGACGCCACCGTCAAGGGCGGCACGTACTACCCGATGACGGTGAAGAAGCACCTCCGCGCCCAGGAGGTGGCCCTCGACAACCGGCTGCCGTGCCTGTACCTCGTGGACTCCGGCGGCGCGTTCCTGCCCATGCAGGACGAGGTGTTCCCCGACCGGGACCACTTCGGGCGGATCTTCTACAACCAGGCGCGGATGTCGGGCGCCGGCATCCCCCAGATCGCGGCGGTCCTCGGTTCCTGCACGGCAGGCGGCGCCTACGTGCCGGCCATGAGCGACGAGGCCGTCATCGTCCGGAACCAGGGCACGATCTTCCTGGGCGGCCCGCCGCTCGTGAAGGCCGCCACCGGTGAGGTCGTGACGGCGGAGGAGCTCGGCGGCGGCGAGGTCCACTCCCGCACGTCCGGGGTCACCGACCACCTCGCCGAGGACGACGCGCACGCGCTGCGGATCGTGCGGAACATCGTCGCGACACTCCCGGAGCGCGGACCGCTCCCCTGGTCCGTGGAGCCCGCCGAGGAGCCCAAGGCCGACCCGGCCGGGCTGTACGGCGCGGTGCCGGTCGACTCGCGCACCCCGTACGACGTCCGCGAGGTCATCGCCCGGGTCGTGGACGGCTCGCGCTTCGCCGAGTTCAAGGCGGAGTACGGCCAGACGCTGATCACCGGCTTCGCCCGCATCCACGGCCACCCGGTCGGGATCGTCGCGAACAACGGCATCCTGTTCGCGGAGTCCGCCCAGAAGGGCGCCCACTTCATCGAGCTGTGCGACCAGCGCGGCATCCCGCTGGTGTTCCTGCAGAACATCTCCGGCTTCATGGTCGGCAAGGACTACGAGGCCGGCGGCATCGCCAAGCACGGCGCCAAGATGGTCACGGCCGTCGCGTGCACCCGGGTGCCGAAGCTGACCGTCGTCGTCGGCGGTTCCTACGGCGCGGGCAACTACTCCATGTGCGGCCGGGCCTATTCGCCGCGCTTCCTGTGGATGTGGCCCAACGCCAAGATCTCCGTCATGGGCGGCGAGCAGGCCGCGTCCGTGCTGGCCACCGTGAAGCGGGACCAGATCGAGGGGCGCGGCGAGGAGTGGCCCGCCGAGGACGAGGAGGCCTTCAAGGATCCGGTCCGCGCGCAGTACGAGCAGCAGGGCAACGCCTACTACGCCACGGCCCGCCTCTGGGACGACGGTGTCATCGACCCGACGGAGACCCGGCAGGTGCTGGGTCTGGCCCTGACCGCGTGTGCCAACGCCCCGCTGGCCGAGCCCAGTTTCGGCGTCTTCCGGATGTGA
- a CDS encoding ATP-binding protein, whose product MFSTVLVANRGEIAVRVIRTLRELGVRSVAVFSDADADARHVREADTAVRIGPAPAAESYLSVERLLDAARRTGAEAVHPGYGFLAENAGFARACAEAGLVFIGPPASAISLMGDKIRAKETVAAAGVPVVPGSSGSGLTDDQLADSAREIGMPVLLKPSAGGGGKGMRLVRDASLLADEIAAARREARASFGDDTLLVERWIDRPRHIEIQVLADGHGTVVHLGERECSLQRRHQKIIEEAPSVLLDERTRAAMGEAAVQAARSCGYVGAGTVEFIVPGSDPASYYFMEMNTRLQVEHPVTELITGLDLVEWQLRVAAGERLPYAQDDITLTGHAVEARVCAEDPARGFLPSGGTVLALHEPQGDGTRTDSGLSEGVPVGSTYDPMLSKVIAYGPDRATALRRLRAALADTVVLGVPTNAGFLRRLLAHPAVAAGELDTGLVEREADGLVPDGVPEEVYAAAALLRQTPPPSTGWTDPFSVPSGWRLGGTPAETFHHFRVPGHEPVRVGLRTQAREGVRLTFGHAGDREGTPDTCGPVPPPVPTAQARLVERSGHRVVVESDGLTHVFSCVSAPDGIWLGRDGDTWHVQDHDPVEASLGGAARSGADTLAAPMPGTVTVVKVAVGDEVAAGQSLLVVEAMKMEHVISAPHAGTVTELDVVAGATVAMDQILAVVAPKEES is encoded by the coding sequence ATGTTCAGCACTGTTCTGGTCGCCAACCGTGGCGAGATCGCGGTCCGGGTCATCCGGACCCTGCGCGAGCTCGGCGTACGGTCGGTCGCCGTCTTCAGCGACGCCGATGCCGACGCCCGCCACGTGCGGGAGGCCGACACGGCGGTGCGGATCGGCCCCGCACCCGCGGCCGAGAGCTATCTGTCGGTGGAGCGGCTGCTGGACGCCGCCCGCCGCACGGGCGCCGAGGCCGTCCACCCGGGCTACGGCTTCCTCGCGGAGAACGCCGGCTTCGCCCGCGCCTGCGCCGAGGCCGGGCTCGTCTTCATCGGTCCGCCCGCTTCGGCGATCTCGCTGATGGGCGACAAGATCCGCGCCAAGGAGACCGTCGCGGCGGCGGGCGTCCCGGTGGTTCCCGGGTCGTCGGGCAGTGGACTGACCGACGATCAACTTGCCGATTCGGCCCGGGAGATCGGCATGCCGGTCCTGCTGAAGCCGTCGGCGGGCGGCGGTGGCAAGGGCATGCGGCTGGTGCGCGACGCGTCCCTGCTGGCGGACGAGATCGCGGCGGCCCGGCGTGAGGCGCGGGCCTCGTTCGGTGACGACACACTGCTGGTGGAGCGGTGGATCGACCGGCCGCGCCACATCGAGATCCAGGTGCTCGCCGACGGTCACGGCACCGTGGTCCACCTCGGCGAACGCGAGTGCTCGCTCCAGCGCCGCCACCAGAAGATCATCGAGGAGGCGCCCTCGGTCCTGCTGGACGAGAGGACCCGGGCGGCGATGGGCGAGGCGGCCGTCCAGGCGGCCCGGTCGTGCGGCTATGTCGGCGCGGGGACGGTGGAGTTCATCGTCCCGGGCAGCGACCCGGCCTCGTACTACTTCATGGAGATGAACACCCGCCTCCAGGTCGAACACCCCGTCACCGAGCTGATCACGGGGCTCGACCTGGTGGAGTGGCAGCTGCGGGTGGCCGCGGGCGAGCGCCTTCCGTACGCGCAGGACGACATCACCCTGACCGGGCACGCCGTCGAGGCCCGGGTCTGCGCGGAGGACCCGGCGCGCGGCTTCCTGCCGTCCGGTGGCACGGTGCTGGCGCTGCACGAACCGCAGGGCGACGGGACGCGGACCGACTCGGGGCTCAGCGAGGGCGTCCCGGTCGGCAGCACCTACGACCCGATGCTCTCCAAGGTCATCGCCTACGGCCCCGACCGCGCCACCGCGCTGCGCAGGCTGCGCGCCGCGCTGGCGGACACGGTGGTGCTCGGCGTCCCGACGAACGCGGGCTTCCTGCGGCGTCTGCTGGCCCATCCGGCGGTCGCCGCGGGCGAGCTGGACACCGGGCTCGTGGAGCGCGAGGCGGACGGCCTCGTCCCGGACGGTGTGCCGGAGGAGGTGTACGCGGCGGCGGCGCTGCTGCGGCAGACCCCGCCGCCCTCGACGGGCTGGACCGACCCCTTCTCGGTGCCCAGCGGCTGGCGGCTGGGCGGTACGCCCGCCGAAACCTTCCACCACTTCCGGGTACCGGGCCACGAGCCGGTACGGGTGGGCCTGCGCACGCAGGCCCGGGAGGGCGTCCGCCTGACGTTCGGTCACGCGGGCGACCGCGAGGGCACGCCGGACACCTGCGGTCCCGTTCCTCCGCCGGTCCCCACGGCCCAGGCCCGGCTCGTCGAGCGGTCCGGGCACCGGGTCGTCGTCGAGTCCGACGGGCTGACCCACGTGTTCAGCTGTGTGTCCGCCCCGGACGGGATCTGGCTCGGCCGGGACGGGGACACCTGGCACGTCCAGGACCACGACCCGGTCGAGGCGTCCCTGGGCGGCGCCGCCCGCTCCGGCGCGGACACACTGGCCGCGCCCATGCCCGGGACCGTCACGGTGGTGAAGGTGGCCGTCGGCGACGAGGTGGCCGCCGGGCAGAGTCTGCTGGTCGTGGAGGCGATGAAGATGGAGCACGTCATCTCCGCGCCGCACGCCGGGACCGTCACCGAGCTGGACGTCGTCGCGGGCGCCACCGTCGCCATGGACCAGATCCTGGCCGTGGTCGCCCCGAAGGAGGAGTCGTGA
- a CDS encoding hydroxymethylglutaryl-CoA lyase, translating into MTVPAPGLPPRVRIHEVGARDGLQNEMSVVPTEVKAEFVHRLAAAGLSTIEATSFVHPKWVPQLADAEQLFPMLGDVDAALPVLVPNERGLDRALALGARRVAVFGSATETFAARNLNRTVDESLAMFEPVVARAREAGGHVRGYLSMCFGDPWEGAVPVAQVVRVAKALMDLGCDELSLGDTIGVATPGHVVALLAALNEAGVSTGTIGVHFHDTYGQALSNTLAALQHGVTTVDASAGGLGGCPYAKSATGNLATEDLVWMLDGLGVDTGVDLGALTATSVWMAEQLGRPSPSRTVRALSHKE; encoded by the coding sequence ATGACGGTGCCGGCCCCCGGGCTGCCGCCCCGGGTCCGCATCCACGAGGTCGGCGCGCGCGACGGCCTGCAGAACGAGATGTCCGTCGTACCGACCGAGGTGAAGGCGGAGTTCGTCCACCGGCTCGCGGCGGCGGGGCTCTCCACGATCGAGGCGACCAGCTTCGTCCACCCGAAGTGGGTGCCTCAGCTCGCCGACGCCGAGCAGCTGTTCCCGATGCTCGGCGACGTGGACGCCGCGCTTCCCGTCCTCGTGCCGAACGAGCGCGGACTGGACCGCGCGCTCGCCCTCGGCGCGCGCCGGGTCGCCGTGTTCGGTTCGGCGACGGAGACGTTCGCCGCCCGCAACCTCAACCGCACGGTGGACGAGTCACTGGCCATGTTCGAGCCCGTCGTCGCCCGGGCGCGCGAGGCCGGCGGGCATGTGCGGGGCTATCTGTCGATGTGCTTCGGGGACCCGTGGGAGGGCGCCGTGCCCGTCGCGCAGGTCGTCCGCGTCGCGAAGGCCCTCATGGACCTGGGCTGCGACGAACTGTCCCTCGGCGACACGATCGGCGTCGCCACTCCCGGCCATGTGGTGGCGCTGCTGGCCGCGTTGAACGAGGCGGGGGTGTCCACCGGCACGATCGGGGTGCACTTCCACGACACGTACGGCCAGGCGCTGTCCAACACCCTGGCCGCGCTCCAGCACGGGGTGACCACGGTCGACGCCTCGGCGGGCGGCCTGGGCGGCTGCCCCTACGCGAAGAGCGCCACCGGCAATCTCGCCACCGAGGACCTCGTGTGGATGCTCGACGGCCTCGGTGTGGACACCGGGGTCGATCTCGGCGCACTCACCGCCACAAGCGTGTGGATGGCCGAACAACTGGGCCGCCCGAGCCCGTCCCGTACCGTCCGCGCGCTGTCCCACAAGGAGTGA
- a CDS encoding acyl-CoA dehydrogenase family protein has protein sequence MSLDHRLTAEHEELRRTVEEFAHDVIAPKIGDFYERHEFPYEIVREMGRMGLFGLPFPEEYGGMGGDYLALGIALEELARVDSSVAITLEAGVSLGAMPVYRFGTEEQKQRWLPRLCSGEALGAFGLTEPDGGSDAGGTRTTAVLDEAAGEWVINGSKCFITNSGTDITELVTVTAVTGRKENGAPLISSIIVPSGTPGFTVAAPYSKVGWNASDTRELSFADVRVPAANLLGEEGRGYAQFLRILDEGRIAISALSTGLAQGCVDESVKYAKERHAFGKPIGSNQAIQFKIADMETRAHMARIGWRDAASRLLAGEPFKKEAAIAKLYSSTVAVDNAREATQIHGGYGFMNEYPVARMWRDSKILEIGEGTSEVQRMLIARELGMGA, from the coding sequence ATGTCCCTTGACCACCGGCTGACCGCCGAGCACGAGGAACTCCGCCGTACCGTCGAGGAGTTCGCACACGATGTGATCGCCCCGAAGATCGGCGACTTCTACGAGCGCCACGAGTTCCCGTACGAGATCGTGCGCGAGATGGGCCGCATGGGCCTGTTCGGCCTGCCGTTCCCGGAGGAGTACGGCGGCATGGGCGGCGACTACCTCGCCCTCGGGATCGCTCTGGAGGAGCTGGCCCGGGTCGACTCGTCCGTGGCCATCACGCTGGAGGCGGGGGTGTCGCTGGGCGCCATGCCCGTCTACCGCTTCGGCACCGAGGAGCAGAAGCAGCGGTGGCTGCCGAGGCTCTGCTCCGGCGAGGCGCTCGGCGCGTTCGGGCTGACGGAGCCGGACGGCGGCTCGGACGCGGGCGGCACGCGCACGACCGCCGTGCTGGACGAGGCGGCCGGTGAGTGGGTGATCAACGGTTCCAAGTGCTTCATCACCAACTCCGGTACGGACATCACCGAACTGGTGACGGTCACGGCGGTCACCGGCCGCAAGGAGAACGGCGCCCCGCTCATCTCCTCCATCATCGTGCCGTCCGGCACCCCGGGCTTCACGGTCGCCGCCCCGTACTCGAAGGTCGGGTGGAACGCCTCGGACACGCGCGAGCTGTCGTTCGCCGACGTGCGCGTGCCGGCGGCGAACCTGCTGGGCGAGGAGGGCCGCGGGTACGCCCAGTTCCTGCGGATCCTGGACGAGGGCCGGATCGCCATCTCGGCGCTGTCGACGGGTCTGGCCCAGGGCTGTGTGGACGAGTCGGTGAAGTACGCGAAGGAGCGGCACGCCTTCGGCAAGCCGATCGGCTCCAACCAGGCCATCCAGTTCAAGATCGCCGACATGGAGACGCGGGCGCACATGGCCCGGATCGGCTGGCGCGACGCGGCCTCGCGGCTGCTGGCGGGCGAGCCGTTCAAGAAGGAGGCGGCGATCGCGAAGCTGTACTCCTCGACCGTCGCGGTGGACAACGCCCGCGAGGCCACGCAGATCCACGGCGGCTACGGCTTCATGAACGAGTACCCGGTGGCCCGCATGTGGCGCGACTCCAAGATCCTGGAGATCGGGGAGGGCACGAGCGAGGTCCAGCGCATGCTGATCGCCCGGGAGCTGGGCATGGGCGCCTGA
- a CDS encoding ABC transporter substrate-binding protein, whose protein sequence is MPNLRTSSLSRRGLLAAGGAVGLGAALAACGDGDSKGSGSGSAAEKSGPWTFKDDRGRSAEAKTTPKNIVAFIGVAAALHDYGVEVKGVFGPTKTADGKPDVQAGDLDITKVEVLGNVWGEFNVEKYAGLAPELLVTAMWEKDALWYVPDESKDKILKLAPSVALWAAQTTVPKAIQRHEDLAASLGADVKAKKVTDAKAAFEKAAARLRAAAKSQPNIKVLVGSASQDLFYVSLAKMSADTLYFQELGVKFVEPKVNKAGFFEELSWENVDKYEADIIMMDNRSSALQPDALTSKPTWAQLPAVKAGQVIPRTTEPIYSYAKCTPILDALAEAIEKAKKVD, encoded by the coding sequence ATGCCCAACCTCCGGACCAGCTCACTCTCCCGCCGCGGCCTGCTGGCCGCCGGTGGTGCCGTAGGCCTCGGTGCCGCCCTCGCAGCCTGCGGGGACGGTGACTCGAAGGGCTCCGGCTCGGGTTCGGCCGCGGAGAAATCCGGCCCGTGGACCTTCAAGGACGACCGCGGCCGGAGCGCCGAGGCGAAGACGACGCCGAAGAACATAGTGGCGTTCATCGGCGTCGCCGCGGCGCTCCACGACTACGGCGTCGAGGTGAAGGGCGTCTTCGGCCCGACGAAGACCGCCGACGGCAAGCCCGACGTGCAGGCCGGCGACCTCGACATCACCAAGGTCGAGGTGCTGGGCAACGTCTGGGGCGAGTTCAACGTCGAGAAGTACGCCGGCCTCGCACCGGAGCTCCTGGTCACCGCCATGTGGGAGAAGGACGCCCTCTGGTACGTGCCGGACGAGTCCAAGGACAAGATCCTCAAGCTGGCCCCCAGTGTCGCCCTCTGGGCCGCGCAGACCACGGTCCCCAAGGCGATCCAGCGCCACGAGGACCTCGCCGCGTCCCTGGGCGCCGACGTGAAGGCCAAGAAGGTCACCGACGCGAAGGCGGCCTTCGAGAAGGCTGCCGCCCGGCTGCGCGCCGCCGCCAAGTCCCAGCCGAACATCAAGGTGCTGGTCGGCTCGGCCAGCCAGGACCTCTTCTACGTCTCGCTCGCCAAGATGTCCGCCGACACCCTGTACTTCCAGGAGCTCGGCGTGAAGTTCGTCGAGCCGAAGGTCAACAAGGCGGGCTTCTTCGAGGAGCTGAGCTGGGAGAACGTCGACAAGTACGAGGCGGACATCATCATGATGGACAACCGCTCCTCGGCCCTGCAGCCCGACGCCCTGACCTCCAAGCCGACCTGGGCCCAGCTGCCCGCCGTGAAGGCCGGACAGGTCATCCCGCGCACGACCGAGCCCATCTACTCGTACGCCAAGTGCACCCCGATCCTCGACGCCCTCGCCGAGGCGATCGAGAAGGCCAAGAAGGTCGACTGA